Genomic DNA from Peribacillus simplex:
CAAGTCCATCATGGCGCATTCAACAGCAGCTTCCGCTTGCACAACAAATTTTAAATTGGCTAAATTCAATCCTTGTAACCCTTCACCAGAGTCACCTTTTATATTCAAACCACCTTTACGTATTGCCGTAATACAACCTCTATAATCGGCAATCTCTTGCCCTACCACAAATGGACGATAACTTTCTATCATTCTGGTAATATCATCGCCGCCATGAATCTCACCGATACCCGTATTCCCCGTTTCATCTTCTAAAATAACAATATTACGAGTGAAATAAGGAGCATGACAGCCACTTAGTGTGAGCAGGGCACTATCATGGCCTGCCACTGGAATAACCTTCATATCTGTAATAATTGGCGATCCCTGCGATTTCATTATTTAACTTCCTTCCAGATTTATTAACTTCATAAGTTCTTTCATCATTAATTCGAAAGCGTTATCCATTGATCGCATTCACGTTATATTATTTTACAAACACCGTTTTAATGGATGTAAAAAACTCTTTTGCGGCTTCTCCTTGTTCCCTGGAGTGGGAGCTGGAGTTTTTCATGCCGCCAAATGGCGCCTGCAATTCAACGCCTGCGCTCTCAGCATTGACCCTGATCAATCCGGCTTCCATATCGTTAACAAATGATAGCAAATGTTGGATATTGGCAGTGAAAATCGAAGCACTAAGGCCATATTCGACGCTGTTCGCAAGTTGCAGGGCTTCTTCGACAGAATCAGCTTTCAATAAAGCAATCACCGGGCCAAAAATTTCTTCCTGTACAATTGCCATATCTGACGTGCAGTTATCAAAAATCGTAGGCTCTACATAAAAGCCATTAGCCTGAGTGCCTTCTTCAGCACGCTTTCCGCCAGTTAGAAGTGTAGCGCCTTCTTCGACTCCTTTTTCGATATAGGAAAGAACCGTTTTTAATTGATTTTCACTGGCGCATGGCCCCATCCATGTCCCGCTGTCCAATCCATCCCCGATGGAAATACCTTTCGTTTCTTTCACCAGCAGCTGCTTGAACTCTTCATAAACTTCAGCTGCAACGATGACGCGGCTTGTCGCGGTACATTTTTGCCCCGTCGAGCGAAACGCGCCTGTAATGACTGCTTCTACAGCCAGATTTAGATCCGCATCCGCTGCAACGATTACCGGGTTTTTCCCGCCCATTTCAAGCTGGTATTTCGCTCCGCGTGCTAACGCCGCTTGTCCAATCCTTTTGCCAACCCCGTTTGAGCCGGTAAAGGTAATGCCGTTTATATCTTCGTGATCGGCGATGCCCTGCCCGATGACACTGCCCGGCCCTGTGACCATATTGATAACACCCGCCGGTAAACCTGCTTCTTCAAAACACTCCATGATCTTCGCACAGGTGATGGCCGTCTCGGTGGCTGGCTTCACCACAATCGTATTCCCATAAACGAGAGCAGGAGCCATCTTCCAGATCGGGATGGCGATCGGGAAATTCCAAGGTGTAATGACGCCCACGACACCAAGCGGGACGCGCGTCGTGAACATAAGCGCTGAACTGTCGGTCGATGGAATGACATCCCCCACTTTACGCATTCCTTCTCCTGCATAGTATTTCAGGATCGCAATACCGCGTGCCGTTTCCCCTTTTGTTTCAGCAAAGGTCTTACCCATTTCCCGTGTTGCACATTCTGAGATTTCATCAATCCGCTTTTCAAGAATATGCGCCACTTTATATAGATACTCCCCGCGCTCTGAACCAGCTAGTTTGCGCCATTTGTCTTTCGCCTTTTTCGCCGCTTCCACAGCCAGGTTCAAATCTTCCTTGGCAGATTTCTGTACATATCCGACAACTGCCTGATTATCTGCCGGGTTTAAACTTTTTTCAACTTCATTTGAAATGGAAGCAACCCATTCACCGTTAATATAGTTAAGATACGTTTTTGTTTGAACTGTAGTTATCATATATAATCCCGCCCTTATTAGATTGATTGAATTGGTGTTTCTTTTGGAAAACGATCTAAAGCATTCTCTAATATCGTTTGCATTTCTGCATAATGTTCTTTTTCCACTGGAAGAATTGGTAATCTGACTGTTTGCCCAACCGGCATTCCCATGATCTCCATACCTGCTTTAATGAGAGAAACGGCATACCCTTTTCGCTGACGGCGAATATTGTTGATTGGCATGATGACCTGTTGGTAAATTTCTTTGACCGTTTCTTGATCTCCGCTCAAAATGCCATTATAGAATTTCCGTGAGATGTGCGGGATGTAATTGGATATCGCGGATGAGTAAGAGTCAAAGCCAAGTGGAACGTAGGCCGACATGGTAACTTCCGCAAGCGGCATTCCGTTCAGCCAGCCGAAACGCTTTCCGAAAGTTTGTGTAAGGAGTCCATTCAACTCCATATTGCCTAGACCGTCTTTGACGCCGACCACCTGCGGGACCTCCGCAAGCGCTTCCAAAGTTGAAATTGAAAGTGAAACATTATCACGCTGATATACGATGGAATTTAAGTCCGTACTCTCTGCGATAGCTTTGAAATAAGCCGCCAGACCTGCCTGTTCTCCAGTAACAAGATATGGAGGTAATATTAAATATCCGTCTGCCCCTCTATCCGCTGATATTCTGGCAAGTTCCAGGGAAGTTTGAATATTCCCGCCTACCCCTGTGTATACAGGGACTTTACCAGCCGTAACGGATACGGCTACCTCTACCATCGCTTCATATTCCTCTTTACTTAACGATGGATATTCCGCTGCTGCGCATGCTACGAAAATAGCCTCGAGTCCCTCATCCAGTAAAAATTGGATATTTTGGGCGAGTGCTTGTTCATCAAGCTTGTTACTCGTTGTAAATGGTGCTACGGGAAATCCGAGAATCCCTTTAGGCGCCTTGCGAATTTTATTCATTTTCTATTCCTCCTTGTGTATTATTGTTTTATTGTAAGACAAATATACCGTCTGGTCAATCGTATTTTTTTTATTTTCTGAAAAATCGGGCATCACCTCATCCCACAATAATTTCGCTTCTAATATATACAAAAAAACACGATAATTAAGGTGCTAAACATGAAAAACGATTTATGAAAAAAGCCATTGACAAACAATTTTATTTGTCTTACCATTGGACAA
This window encodes:
- the kdgD gene encoding 5-dehydro-4-deoxyglucarate dehydratase; translation: MNKIRKAPKGILGFPVAPFTTSNKLDEQALAQNIQFLLDEGLEAIFVACAAAEYPSLSKEEYEAMVEVAVSVTAGKVPVYTGVGGNIQTSLELARISADRGADGYLILPPYLVTGEQAGLAAYFKAIAESTDLNSIVYQRDNVSLSISTLEALAEVPQVVGVKDGLGNMELNGLLTQTFGKRFGWLNGMPLAEVTMSAYVPLGFDSYSSAISNYIPHISRKFYNGILSGDQETVKEIYQQVIMPINNIRRQRKGYAVSLIKAGMEIMGMPVGQTVRLPILPVEKEHYAEMQTILENALDRFPKETPIQSI
- the gucD gene encoding alpha-ketoglutaric semialdehyde dehydrogenase GucD, with protein sequence MITTVQTKTYLNYINGEWVASISNEVEKSLNPADNQAVVGYVQKSAKEDLNLAVEAAKKAKDKWRKLAGSERGEYLYKVAHILEKRIDEISECATREMGKTFAETKGETARGIAILKYYAGEGMRKVGDVIPSTDSSALMFTTRVPLGVVGVITPWNFPIAIPIWKMAPALVYGNTIVVKPATETAITCAKIMECFEEAGLPAGVINMVTGPGSVIGQGIADHEDINGITFTGSNGVGKRIGQAALARGAKYQLEMGGKNPVIVAADADLNLAVEAVITGAFRSTGQKCTATSRVIVAAEVYEEFKQLLVKETKGISIGDGLDSGTWMGPCASENQLKTVLSYIEKGVEEGATLLTGGKRAEEGTQANGFYVEPTIFDNCTSDMAIVQEEIFGPVIALLKADSVEEALQLANSVEYGLSASIFTANIQHLLSFVNDMEAGLIRVNAESAGVELQAPFGGMKNSSSHSREQGEAAKEFFTSIKTVFVK